The Candidatus Poribacteria bacterium genome includes a region encoding these proteins:
- the lhgO gene encoding L-2-hydroxyglutarate oxidase produces the protein NLINCGGLQCDRIARMCGVDPGVRIIPFRGEYYELVPERHHLVKSLIYPVPDPRFPFLGVHFTRMIHGGVEAGPNAVLALRREGYRRTSFSLRDVWSAASYGGFWRMVGRYGRSGIGEFYRSLSKAAFVRALQRLLPELERSDIQPGGSGVRAQAVSPDGRLVDDFRIVEAERMIHVLNAPSPAATSSISIGGTIAAMARERFGGVVAG, from the coding sequence GGAACCTCATCAACTGCGGCGGGCTCCAGTGCGACCGGATCGCGCGGATGTGCGGCGTCGATCCCGGCGTGCGGATTATTCCGTTTCGCGGCGAGTACTACGAGCTCGTGCCGGAGCGGCATCATCTCGTCAAGAGCCTCATCTACCCTGTGCCGGACCCCCGGTTCCCGTTCCTGGGCGTGCACTTCACGCGGATGATCCACGGCGGGGTCGAGGCGGGTCCCAACGCCGTCTTGGCGCTCCGGCGCGAGGGATACCGCCGGACGAGCTTCTCCCTGCGGGACGTGTGGAGCGCGGCGTCCTACGGCGGCTTCTGGCGGATGGTCGGGCGCTACGGCAGGTCGGGCATCGGCGAGTTCTACCGGTCGCTGAGCAAGGCGGCGTTCGTGCGGGCGCTGCAGCGGCTCCTGCCGGAGCTTGAGAGATCGGACATCCAGCCGGGCGGGTCGGGCGTGCGGGCGCAGGCGGTCTCGCCGGACGGGCGATTGGTGGACGACTTCCGCATCGTCGAAGCGGAGAGGATGATCCACGTCCTGAACGCGCCGTCACCGGCGGCGACATCGTCGATCAGCATCGGGGGAACCATCGCCGCGATGGCGCGGGAGCGGTTCGGCGGCGTGGTTGCCGGATGA